The Streptomyces luteogriseus genome includes a window with the following:
- a CDS encoding amidase, whose translation MSATEIAARVRARELRAAEVAAQALDRIGRADPQLCAFIEVWGEEALRRAGEVDARLDRRGADPSLPLAGVPVAVKGRHGLRAAGPLLAAGAVAVGATSVPGPGTPWQTWGLGARGRTVNPWRADRTPGGSSAGAAAAVAAGLVPLATGGDGAGSVRIPAAWCGVSGLKTTSGRLPSGDRTGLAVPGVLARTATDAELWWRVVSEEPAPADAALPVTAVWSPGLGFAGPDPEPVALARAAVERLVAAGVVRLVRPRMPLRLTDPGPAWLALRTPGAGAEPGMADLAGAERVRAENNRRLAALFADAELLLTPTAPTAPHGHDGPGDRYSTSLTWAFNLSGHPALSLPAGFGGDGCPAGLQLVAPHGREALLLAVAREAETHATG comes from the coding sequence TTGTCGGCGACGGAGATCGCGGCGCGGGTACGGGCCCGGGAGCTGCGCGCGGCGGAGGTGGCCGCGCAGGCCCTGGACCGGATCGGGCGGGCCGATCCGCAGCTGTGCGCGTTCATCGAGGTGTGGGGCGAGGAGGCGTTGCGTCGGGCGGGTGAGGTGGACGCGCGACTCGACCGGCGGGGCGCGGATCCGTCCCTGCCGCTGGCCGGTGTGCCGGTCGCCGTGAAGGGGCGGCACGGGCTGCGCGCGGCGGGTCCGCTGCTCGCGGCCGGGGCCGTGGCCGTGGGGGCGACGTCCGTGCCCGGGCCGGGAACGCCCTGGCAGACCTGGGGGCTCGGGGCCCGGGGCCGTACCGTCAATCCGTGGCGGGCCGACCGTACGCCGGGCGGCTCGTCGGCCGGGGCCGCGGCGGCCGTGGCAGCCGGGCTGGTACCGCTGGCGACGGGCGGCGACGGAGCCGGGTCGGTGCGGATCCCTGCGGCGTGGTGCGGGGTGAGCGGGCTGAAGACAACGAGCGGACGGCTGCCGTCGGGCGACCGCACGGGGCTGGCCGTGCCAGGGGTGCTCGCCCGTACGGCGACGGACGCCGAACTGTGGTGGCGGGTGGTCTCCGAGGAGCCGGCGCCGGCCGACGCGGCCCTCCCCGTCACGGCCGTCTGGTCCCCCGGCCTCGGGTTCGCCGGACCCGACCCGGAGCCCGTCGCGCTGGCCCGGGCGGCCGTGGAGCGGCTGGTGGCGGCAGGGGTGGTACGGCTCGTACGGCCGCGGATGCCGCTGCGGCTGACGGACCCCGGTCCGGCCTGGCTCGCCCTGCGCACGCCCGGGGCCGGAGCAGAGCCGGGTATGGCCGACCTGGCCGGGGCCGAGCGCGTCCGGGCGGAGAACAACCGGCGGCTCGCCGCGTTGTTCGCCGACGCCGAGCTGCTGCTGACCCCGACGGCCCCCACCGCCCCGCACGGTCACGACGGACCCGGGGACCGCTACTCCACCTCTCTCACCTGGGCGTTCAACCTCAGCGGGCACCCTGCCCTGAGCCTGCCCGCCGGGTTCGGCGGCGACGGCTGCCCGGCCGGGCTCCAGCTGGTGGCGCCGCACGGGCGGGAGGCGCTGCTGCTGGCCGTGGCGCGGGAGGCGGAGACACACGCCACGGGCTGA
- a CDS encoding flavodoxin family protein, giving the protein MTRRFLFVLGSARAEGNSELLARRAAEQLPPDVEQEWIDLTELPVPDFEDLRHDSDHVRPTEGNVARLLDATLAATDIVIVSPLYWYSVSAQTKRYLDYWSGWLRTPGLDFKATLAGRTLWGVTALAHTQEVVADPLVGTLHNSAAYMGMRFGGVLLGNGSKPGDVLTDDAALTRAKTFFEQEAPLARFLYER; this is encoded by the coding sequence ATGACCCGCCGTTTCCTTTTCGTCCTGGGCAGCGCTCGCGCCGAGGGCAACTCCGAGCTGCTGGCCCGCCGGGCCGCCGAGCAACTGCCCCCGGACGTCGAGCAGGAGTGGATCGACCTCACCGAGCTCCCCGTGCCGGACTTCGAGGACCTGCGGCACGACAGCGACCACGTCCGTCCGACCGAGGGCAACGTGGCCCGGCTGCTGGATGCCACGCTCGCCGCGACGGACATCGTGATCGTCTCGCCCCTGTACTGGTACTCGGTCTCCGCGCAGACCAAGCGCTACCTCGACTACTGGTCGGGCTGGCTGCGCACACCCGGCCTCGACTTCAAGGCGACCCTGGCCGGCCGCACCCTGTGGGGCGTCACCGCCCTCGCGCACACGCAGGAGGTGGTCGCCGACCCGCTCGTCGGGACGCTCCACAACTCCGCCGCGTACATGGGGATGCGCTTCGGCGGGGTGCTGCTCGGCAACGGCAGCAAGCCCGGTGACGTGCTGACCGACGACGCGGCACTGACCCGCGCCAAGACCTTCTTCGAGCAGGAGGCACCGCTCGCCCGGTTCCTGTACGAGCGGTGA
- a CDS encoding ABC transporter permease has protein sequence MSRAEMADPVEPVRPVSPLWTLGLLRNELVTTFRRWRTLALLAVLAGVPVLVGIAVKIETGDGASHGGGGGGPAFISQITNNGLFLVFTALAATLPFFLPMAIGVVAGDAIAGEAASGTLRYLLVAPAGRSRLLLTKYATVVIFCLAATLVVAVSALTVGALLFPLGDLTTISGTQISFAEGLGRALLIALAVAASLIGVAALGLFVSTMTSSGIAAMATTVGLLITVQILDQIPQLHALQPYFFSHYWLSFADLMREPVYWDDLTKNLGLQALYAAVFGSAAWARFTAKDITA, from the coding sequence ATGTCGCGGGCTGAAATGGCGGACCCCGTGGAGCCGGTACGGCCGGTGAGTCCGCTGTGGACCCTCGGGCTGCTGCGCAACGAACTGGTCACCACCTTCCGGCGCTGGCGCACGCTCGCGCTGCTGGCCGTGCTGGCGGGCGTGCCGGTCCTGGTCGGCATCGCCGTGAAGATCGAGACGGGTGACGGCGCGTCGCACGGCGGGGGCGGCGGCGGACCGGCCTTCATCTCGCAGATCACCAACAACGGCCTGTTCCTCGTCTTCACCGCCCTGGCCGCCACGCTCCCGTTCTTCCTGCCCATGGCGATCGGTGTCGTCGCGGGCGACGCGATCGCCGGTGAGGCCGCCTCCGGAACGCTCCGCTATCTGCTGGTCGCCCCGGCCGGCCGCAGCCGCCTGCTGCTCACCAAGTACGCGACGGTCGTCATCTTCTGCCTGGCCGCCACGCTCGTGGTCGCCGTCTCGGCGCTGACGGTCGGCGCGCTGCTCTTCCCGCTCGGCGACCTGACGACCATTTCCGGCACGCAGATCAGCTTCGCGGAGGGCCTGGGCAGAGCCCTGCTGATCGCCCTGGCCGTCGCCGCGTCACTGATCGGCGTCGCCGCGCTCGGCCTGTTCGTCTCGACCATGACGAGCAGCGGCATCGCGGCGATGGCGACCACGGTGGGCCTGCTGATCACGGTCCAGATCCTCGACCAGATCCCGCAACTGCACGCCCTCCAGCCGTACTTCTTCTCCCACTACTGGCTTTCCTTCGCCGACCTCATGCGCGAGCCGGTCTACTGGGACGACCTGACGAAGAACCTCGGCCTCCAGGCCCTGTACGCGGCGGTGTTCGGGTCGGCGGCGTGGGCGCGCTTCACGGCGAAGGACATCACGGCCTAG
- a CDS encoding ABC transporter ATP-binding protein: protein MSEVSATQPERSEAWAGAGEPVIATRGLTKRYRGGQLAVDGLDLTVPAGSVFGFLGPNGSGKTTTIRMLMGLIEPTSGTARVLGQPMPRATRAVLPHVGALIEGPALYGFLSGRDNLIRYDSADPAADPRTRRARVASALDRVGLTAAAGKKAKAYSLGMKQRLGLAAALLQPRRLLVLDEPTNGLDPQGMREIRALVRELASDGTTVFLSSHLLDEIEQVCTHVAVMAQGRLITQGPVAELSAGARGRLVVMTPDPAEAARVLKEQGVGDVVVTDDRVTGEPPDRDLAEVNAALVTAGVRVRGFTLERASLEDAFVALTGEGFDVAG from the coding sequence ATGAGCGAGGTGTCCGCCACGCAGCCGGAGCGGAGCGAGGCGTGGGCGGGGGCCGGGGAACCGGTCATCGCCACCCGCGGGCTCACCAAGCGCTACCGCGGCGGGCAGCTCGCAGTCGACGGCCTCGACCTGACCGTCCCGGCGGGCAGCGTCTTCGGCTTCCTCGGCCCCAACGGCTCCGGCAAGACCACCACCATCCGCATGCTGATGGGGCTGATCGAGCCCACCTCCGGCACGGCCCGGGTGCTGGGGCAGCCCATGCCCCGGGCCACCCGCGCCGTGCTGCCGCACGTCGGCGCCCTCATCGAGGGCCCGGCCCTCTACGGCTTCCTCTCCGGCCGCGACAACCTGATCCGCTACGACAGCGCCGACCCGGCCGCCGACCCGCGCACCCGGCGCGCCCGGGTCGCCTCGGCCCTGGACCGGGTGGGCCTGACGGCCGCGGCGGGCAAGAAGGCCAAGGCGTACTCCCTGGGCATGAAACAGCGGCTGGGCCTCGCGGCGGCGCTGCTCCAGCCGCGCCGGCTGCTCGTCCTCGACGAGCCGACCAACGGCCTCGACCCGCAGGGCATGCGCGAGATCCGCGCTCTGGTCCGGGAACTGGCCTCGGACGGCACGACCGTCTTCCTCTCCTCCCACCTCCTCGACGAGATCGAGCAGGTCTGTACCCATGTGGCCGTGATGGCGCAGGGCCGGCTGATCACCCAGGGCCCGGTCGCCGAACTGTCCGCCGGGGCGCGCGGCAGGCTGGTCGTGATGACACCGGACCCGGCGGAGGCGGCCCGGGTGCTGAAGGAGCAGGGTGTCGGCGACGTGGTCGTCACCGACGACCGGGTGACCGGCGAACCACCGGACCGCGACCTCGCCGAGGTGAACGCCGCGCTGGTGACGGCCGGGGTCCGGGTGCGCGGCTTCACGCTCGAACGGGCCTCGCTGGAGGACGCGTTCGTGGCGCTGACGGGGGAGGGCTTCGATGTCGCGGGCTGA
- a CDS encoding LolA family protein, producing the protein MAPYASDDSTTAGDVDEQRSGRRKAARYVVPVTVIGVAAATIGLVPALADSGDPDLPKITAQQLIEKIAKSDVQQLSGTVKISTDLGLPNLGGLESGLLSGAAGQGEGGSSADPTAKLTELASGTHTLRVAADGPDRQKLSLLENAAEYSIIHNGKDVWGYDSKSNEVYHGTSSKSPEHGKDRQPPATPKDFAEEALKAVDDTTSVTVDGTAQVAGRDAYKLVVEPKQSGSTVGAISVAVDAKTGMPLKFTLTPASGGAAVIDVGFTKVDFAKPAASTFDFTPPKGAKVTEEKDVGQGSEKAPGKAPGTAFGKGGAREHAPKAGEDFGKGLDGMKTIGEGWNAIATFDTGGEGVPSGGAGGDLGGFMDSLGDKVHGKFGSGTVFSTRLVNALVTDDGKVYAGLVTRDALVKAADAGK; encoded by the coding sequence GCATCCGACGACAGCACGACCGCCGGGGACGTCGACGAGCAGCGCTCCGGGCGGCGCAAAGCCGCGCGGTACGTCGTCCCGGTCACGGTGATAGGGGTGGCGGCCGCGACGATCGGGCTGGTCCCCGCACTCGCCGACTCCGGTGACCCCGACCTCCCGAAGATCACCGCACAGCAGCTCATCGAGAAGATCGCGAAGTCGGACGTCCAGCAGCTGTCCGGCACGGTGAAGATCAGCACGGACCTCGGTCTGCCGAACCTCGGCGGCCTGGAGTCCGGTCTGCTGTCCGGCGCGGCGGGCCAGGGCGAGGGCGGCTCCTCCGCCGACCCGACGGCCAAGCTCACCGAACTCGCCTCCGGCACGCACACCCTGCGCGTCGCCGCCGACGGCCCCGACCGGCAGAAGCTGTCGCTGCTGGAGAACGCCGCCGAGTACAGCATCATCCACAACGGCAAGGACGTCTGGGGCTACGACAGCAAGTCCAACGAGGTCTACCACGGCACCTCTTCGAAGAGCCCGGAGCACGGCAAGGACCGGCAGCCGCCGGCCACGCCGAAGGACTTCGCCGAGGAGGCCCTGAAGGCGGTCGACGACACGACCTCCGTGACCGTCGACGGCACCGCCCAGGTCGCCGGCCGGGACGCCTACAAACTCGTCGTCGAGCCGAAGCAGTCCGGCTCGACGGTCGGCGCGATCAGCGTCGCCGTGGACGCGAAGACCGGCATGCCGCTGAAGTTCACGCTGACCCCGGCGAGCGGCGGTGCCGCCGTGATCGACGTCGGCTTCACGAAGGTCGACTTCGCCAAGCCGGCCGCCTCCACCTTCGACTTCACCCCGCCCAAGGGCGCGAAGGTCACCGAGGAGAAGGACGTCGGCCAGGGCTCGGAGAAGGCGCCGGGCAAGGCCCCCGGCACGGCCTTCGGCAAGGGCGGGGCGCGCGAACACGCCCCGAAGGCCGGGGAGGACTTCGGCAAGGGCCTCGACGGCATGAAGACCATCGGTGAGGGCTGGAACGCCATCGCCACCTTCGACACCGGCGGCGAGGGCGTGCCCTCCGGCGGGGCCGGCGGTGACCTGGGCGGCTTCATGGACTCGCTCGGCGACAAGGTCCACGGCAAGTTCGGCTCGGGCACGGTCTTCTCGACCCGCCTGGTCAACGCCCTCGTCACGGACGACGGCAAGGTCTACGCGGGCCTGGTCACCAGGGACGCGCTCGTGAAGGCGGCCGACGCCGGGAAGTAG